In the Cryptococcus neoformans var. neoformans JEC21 chromosome 1, complete sequence genome, one interval contains:
- a CDS encoding mRNA-nucleus export-related protein, putative — translation MAHYVPTSFKPMRSLVAAAGIQLSPSPSSDHNEGTFETEDGELLLGNIIIDEFPADGDRPPVKGEHFQPPGLFNTSMMPTIVTTDGKLHVELKTKDDKAAISEKGQGEGLMLPQHVLLETSSAVQAAEDGGDDGEEGDHSLGGDDFWEGLHFVDDDIIRGSRRYFNPEPEDNLEVEATFLATADSRKVCQNCKRPGHQASKCPHIICTTCGAMDEHERRDCPLSKVCYGCGRRGHHKSECPDPISRNKRWAGCERCGSREHTDKNCPTLWRIYTYRSDSGRRETIKLKEKAEGWVKEAIGGDAMEDWCYNCARTGHFGDDCPQRRGSLVRLTAPSAFSREIARRGPFFSAPKSFLPNPTHSRWEDDDPSAIPYTSAYDSFAGSNAGRRGREKEKQQMMARDTDFNDEDDWFSGDRNRNIGKGAGTPRNNPRGGRGGKRPWDSEMRGKEWDRDRYDRERASREFFDRDREPPRSRGQAPPRRRSRSPNRRDGSRDNAVQETAPNSAPPKAVYRPAINIRDRAIDSPSVREGERGAKAGSKALVSRALSGQNSSNSTPRGQRSSNSPSALPSLLSRIESPTPSNSTSRSRKGRGKEQERDWENEWRRRGNGGGKVANWGKDLDKETEGLSLKKKTKDDISRGSSGQKYYGGYM, via the exons ATGGCCCATTACGTCCCAACCTCATTCAAGCCCATGCGGTCTTTGGTGGCGGCAGCAGGTATACAATTgtctccatctccgtcttcGGACCACAATGAGGGGACATTCGAAACCGAAGATGGGGAGCTGCTCTTGGGTAATATCATCATAGATGAGTTCCCAGCAGATGGTGACCGTCCACCTGTCAAAGGTGAACATTTTCAACCACCTGGGCTATTCAACACATCTATGATGCCGACGATTGTCACCACAGACGGCAAGTTACATGTGGAACTCAAGACAAAAGATGACAAGGCAGCCATCTCCGAGAAAGGTCAGGGAGAAGGGCTGATGTTACCTCAACATGTACTGTTGGAGACTTCTTCGGCTGTGCAAGCCgctgaagatggtggtgatgacggggaagaaggagatcACTCATTAGGAGGGGATGATTTCTGGGAAGGCCTTCActttgttgatgatgatattATCAGA GGTTCAAGAAGATACTTTAATCCTGAGCCTGAGGATAACCTGGAAGTAGAAGCGACCTTTCTTGCGACAGCGGATTCCAGAAAGGTCTGTCAAAATTGCAAGCGCCCCGGTCACCAAGCTTCAAAGTGTCCACATATCATT TGTACAACCTGTGGAGCCATGGACGAGCATGAGCGTCGCGATTGTCCGCTTAGCAAAGTTTGCTATGGATGCGGTCGACGAGGTCATCACAAATCCGAATGTCCAGACCCCATTTCCAGGAATAAGCGATGGGCAGGTTGTGAACGATGCGGGAGTAGAGAGCATACAGACAAA AACTGCCCTACTCTGTGGAGGATTTACACTTACCGCTCAGATTCCGGCCGACGTGAGACAATCAAGCTGAAAGAAAAAGCCGAAGGATGGGTGAAGGAGGCCATCGGCGGCGACGCGATGGAGGATTGGTGCTACAACTGTGCTAGAACAGGTCATTTTGGTGAT GACTGTCCCCAACGCCGTGGTTCTCTAGTTCGGCTTACGGCTCCTTCGGCATTCTCGCGAGAGATTGCACGACGCGGACCGTTCTTCTCTGCTCCAAAATCTTTCTTACCTAATCCCACTCATTCTCgatgggaagatgacgacCCTTCGGCCATACCCTATACTAGTGCTTATGACTCGTTTGCTGGATCCAATGCTGGTCGTAGAGGgcgagaaaaggagaagcaaCAAATGATGGCACGCGATACCGATTTtaatgatgaagacgattGGTTCAGTGGTGACCGAAATCGCAATATTGGAAAGGGCGCCGGCACGCCACGAAACAATCcacgaggaggaaggggtggGAAACGTCCTTGGGATTCAGAAATGCgagggaaggaatgggACAGGGACAGATACGACCGTGAACGGGCTTCCCGAGAATTCTTTGATCGAGATCGTGAACCTCCTCGCTCTCGTGGGCAAGCTCCTCCTAGACGTCGATCTCGTTCTCCCAATCGCCGAGATGGCTCTCGTGACAATGCTGTCCAAGAGACTGCACCTAACTCTGCTCCACCCAAAGCAGTCTATAGGCCCGCGATCAACATACGAGACCGGGCGATAGATTCCCCTTCTGTGCGCGAAGGTGAACGCGGAGCAAAAGCCGGATCGAAAGCCTTAGTGTCCCGCGCCTTGAGCGGCCAGAATAGTAGTAACTCTACACCTCGTGGCCAAAGGTCTTCCAATTCGCCTTCGgcccttccatccttaCTGAGTAGAATTGAATCACCCACTCCTTCAAATTCAACTTCGCGTAGCAGGAAAGGTCGTGGGAAAGAACAAGAACGGGACTGGGAAAACGAGTGGAGAAGACGGGGAAACGGTGGCGGCAAAGTGGCTAATTGGGGAAAGGATCTTGACAAGGAAACCGAGGGGTTgtccttgaagaagaagacaaaggatGACATAAGTAGAGGGAGTAGCGGGCAGAAATATTACGGCGGTTATATGTAA